The proteins below come from a single Cylindrospermopsis raciborskii Cr2010 genomic window:
- a CDS encoding glycosyltransferase yields MEIAQLVEKSKLITPTGPLKIAEYPAFELGWNDDVVLLSLVIPTYQERENIHKMINIINSILEESIPNNYELIVVDDNSPDLTWQVAESLIPEYPQLRVMRRQQERGLSSAVIRGWQAAKGQVLGVIDGDLQHPPEILLQLLSQIKRGADLAVASRHVDGGGVSSWNLVRRFLSRGAQILGLVILPHILGKVSDPMSGYFMVRRNAIAGVEMNPIGYKIILEVIARGKVKEIGEVGYVFCEREEGESKVTWKQYLEYIQHLIRLRLSTGRLGKISQKFNLQITLPLGRFMRFGLVGLSGVFVDTVVLYLLSDTLALPLIGSKILAGELAIFNNFLWNDAWTFGDISIQQRSWKQRIKRFYKFNLICLAGLMINVLILKFLVQFLISNRYIANLIAIGVTTIWNFWLNLKLSWRVTDIK; encoded by the coding sequence ATGGAAATAGCACAACTTGTGGAAAAATCAAAATTAATTACCCCCACGGGTCCCTTAAAAATTGCCGAATATCCAGCTTTCGAGTTGGGGTGGAATGATGATGTTGTTCTCTTATCCTTGGTAATTCCCACCTATCAAGAGCGAGAAAACATTCATAAAATGATTAACATCATCAACAGCATACTAGAGGAGAGTATTCCCAATAACTACGAACTAATAGTAGTTGATGATAATAGTCCCGACTTGACATGGCAAGTAGCAGAATCATTAATTCCAGAATATCCCCAATTGCGAGTGATGCGTCGTCAACAGGAAAGAGGTTTGTCCTCAGCGGTAATTAGAGGTTGGCAAGCTGCCAAAGGGCAAGTTTTGGGGGTAATAGATGGGGATTTACAGCATCCTCCAGAGATACTATTACAACTGTTATCCCAAATCAAAAGGGGAGCTGATTTAGCCGTGGCCAGTCGTCATGTGGATGGTGGTGGTGTTAGTAGCTGGAACCTAGTCAGACGATTTCTATCCCGTGGAGCCCAAATTTTAGGGTTGGTTATTTTACCACATATCCTAGGTAAAGTTAGTGACCCCATGAGTGGTTATTTTATGGTACGTCGAAATGCGATCGCTGGAGTAGAGATGAACCCCATAGGCTATAAAATTATTTTAGAAGTAATTGCAAGGGGAAAAGTCAAAGAAATTGGGGAAGTTGGTTATGTATTCTGTGAACGCGAGGAGGGGGAAAGTAAAGTAACTTGGAAGCAGTATCTAGAATACATTCAACACCTAATACGTCTACGTTTATCTACGGGAAGATTAGGAAAAATCAGTCAGAAATTCAACTTACAAATTACCCTTCCTCTAGGTAGATTTATGCGATTTGGTTTAGTGGGACTAAGTGGGGTGTTTGTAGATACGGTCGTGCTGTACTTATTGAGTGATACTTTAGCTTTACCCCTAATTGGTAGCAAAATCCTAGCTGGGGAGCTGGCAATTTTCAATAATTTCCTGTGGAATGATGCATGGACATTTGGGGATATTTCTATCCAACAACGGAGTTGGAAACAGCGAATAAAGAGATTTTATAAATTCAACTTGATTTGTTTAGCGGGTTTAATGATAAATGTATTGATATTAAAATTTCTGGTTCAATTTTTAATTTCCAATCGTTATATTGCAAACCTCATAGCAATTGGCGTGACCACAATTTGGAATTTTTGGCTTAATTTAAAATTAAGTTGGCGGGTAACAGACATCAAGTGA
- the cofH gene encoding 7,8-didemethyl-8-hydroxy-5-deazariboflavin synthase subunit CofH: MNNITLTPINPILERSLLGSDISPSEAVILLKQTDPETINTIRETADKLRQKQAGEEVTYVINRNINFTNICEQHCSFCAFRRDDSDEDAYWLDWSQILEKSADAVSRGATEICMQGGLNPKAQIHGKSLLYYIKLIETIKQNFPQLHIHAFSPQEIQFIAKLDSISYEQVITDLRDVGLGSIPGTAAEVLDDEVRKVLCPEKINTATWLEIVTTAHQLGLCTTSTMLSGHIETPEQQITHLEKLRQLQQAAHEKEYPGQITEFILLPFVGQDVPKPLRRRVGRDQPILADALLLTAVARIFLGKYIPNHQPSWVKLGLTGAMEALNWGCNDIGGTLMEEHITTMAGAIGGTCVEVETLQNAILSLNRPYQQRNTLYVRLSPDFNNREKSIPGYQSKIG; encoded by the coding sequence GTGAATAATATAACATTAACTCCTATCAACCCTATTTTAGAGCGATCGCTACTAGGATCAGATATATCACCATCAGAGGCAGTAATTTTACTAAAGCAAACTGATCCAGAAACTATAAATACCATTCGGGAAACAGCTGACAAGCTCCGCCAAAAACAAGCAGGAGAGGAGGTGACCTACGTTATCAATAGGAATATTAACTTTACCAACATCTGTGAACAACATTGTAGTTTTTGTGCATTTCGGAGAGATGATAGTGATGAGGATGCCTATTGGCTAGATTGGTCACAAATTTTGGAAAAGTCTGCGGATGCGGTAAGTCGAGGCGCAACGGAAATTTGTATGCAGGGAGGACTCAACCCAAAAGCCCAAATCCATGGTAAGTCTCTACTATATTACATTAAACTAATAGAAACTATTAAACAAAACTTTCCTCAACTACATATACATGCTTTTTCTCCTCAAGAGATACAATTTATTGCAAAACTAGACAGTATTTCTTATGAGCAAGTAATTACAGATTTAAGAGATGTAGGTTTGGGTTCCATACCAGGAACAGCAGCAGAAGTGTTGGATGATGAGGTGAGAAAAGTATTATGTCCCGAAAAGATCAACACAGCAACATGGCTGGAAATTGTCACTACGGCCCACCAATTGGGTTTATGCACCACCAGCACTATGTTGTCTGGACATATTGAAACTCCAGAACAGCAAATTACACATCTAGAAAAACTGCGCCAACTCCAGCAAGCAGCACACGAAAAAGAATACCCAGGTCAAATTACCGAATTTATTTTACTTCCGTTTGTGGGTCAAGATGTACCAAAACCCCTACGTCGTCGAGTTGGTAGAGACCAACCCATTTTAGCTGATGCACTCTTATTAACAGCAGTAGCAAGAATATTTTTGGGTAAGTACATACCTAATCATCAACCAAGCTGGGTTAAATTAGGACTGACCGGTGCTATGGAAGCTTTAAATTGGGGTTGTAACGATATTGGAGGGACTTTAATGGAAGAACATATTACTACTATGGCTGGTGCAATTGGTGGCACATGTGTGGAAGTAGAAACCCTACAAAATGCCATCCTATCTTTAAATAGACCGTATCAACAGCGTAATACCCTGTATGTTCGCTTGTCTCCGGATTTCAACAACAGAGAGAAGTCAATCCCCGGATACCAATCCAAGATAGGATGA
- the psb27 gene encoding photosystem II protein Psb27 encodes MKSYWSRLLALILVITIGLMGCSGTPDSLTGDYRQDTLAVVKVMRQAVEVSPNDPNKAAIQAEARQKINDFSARYQRSSSVSSLSSFTTMRTALNALAGHYSSYPNRPVPQKLKDRLEFEFNRVELALKRGY; translated from the coding sequence ATGAAGAGTTATTGGTCGCGTTTGCTGGCACTGATTTTAGTGATTACCATTGGTTTGATGGGTTGTTCCGGTACTCCCGATAGTTTGACTGGAGATTATCGTCAAGACACTCTAGCAGTTGTTAAAGTGATGAGACAAGCCGTGGAAGTATCACCTAATGACCCTAATAAAGCAGCAATTCAAGCGGAAGCACGTCAAAAAATCAATGACTTTTCTGCCCGTTATCAGCGTTCTAGTTCAGTTTCTAGTTTAAGCTCCTTTACGACTATGCGAACTGCGCTCAATGCTTTGGCAGGTCATTACAGTTCCTACCCCAATCGTCCCGTACCCCAAAAGCTAAAAGATCGCTTGGAATTTGAGTTTAATCGTGTTGAATTGGCGCTCAAGCGTGGTTACTAA
- a CDS encoding NHL repeat-containing protein has product MNLFPNSSIVYQKYMRIVHQIVHQIHKILSSLFSQKSSLLKSGNIGFQMLLVTICGLIIISSTTASGFEYTTSWVGNTIGKGKLRVQNNIEAMYVTANGLIYTNSIWDENGGEAGIYENGKPIAFLEDLHGWYRLGGRAVTANNKYIYVAMSQGSLQGEKGGDKDSYPPQDKTWYCVRRYNLQGKPIAFTQGKGWDKSMLVISDQAEVTGLATLGDKLFVSHGGSNMVRIFHRETMEEIGRFPVENPGGIVIDQQNNLWIIQNKKGNKSGKVLHYSPSGKKLPQEIMDVQDPTAIAMDPKNRLLVAENSERQQIVIYEIKNQPLQVGTFGDKKGIYGGVPGAVRDLKLYGITAIGTDRVGNLYINSNGFNRSGTDLRKFSPSGKLQWQLLGLIFVDNGDTDPQSDGTVIFTKHEKYLVDYSKPIGKQWTYQAYTLNPFKYPQDPRLHTAPDGPIFRRIQGKPFLFLTDMFGRLLQIYRFQPQTDGEIAVPAGMFVGTNDKGKAINGNWPPLQPSKGEWIWRDKNGNGAFEQNEYESSEDYLYIGGWWVDTKGDVWKTLRTEDGIRHYPLQGLDSRGNPIYSYGSMKRERTPRMFRDLRRIEYFPDTDTMYLSGFTVDHPSVGDDTGVVGSEIIRFDRWSQGNRTPKWRAVIPYDNTGQREVSTAAMSVAGDYVFAVTVKTAEVYVYRNDTGKFVRKFGPGPEVGKESGWVDIPHGIRAFRRRNGEYLLFVEENRNGKVIIYRFRF; this is encoded by the coding sequence ATGAATTTATTTCCCAACAGCTCTATTGTTTATCAGAAATATATGAGAATTGTTCATCAAATTGTTCATCAAATTCATAAGATTCTTAGTAGTTTATTTTCTCAAAAGTCCTCTTTACTCAAATCTGGAAACATAGGTTTTCAGATGTTACTGGTCACAATTTGTGGATTGATAATAATTTCTAGCACTACAGCATCTGGATTTGAATACACAACATCCTGGGTAGGTAATACTATAGGTAAGGGAAAACTGAGGGTACAAAATAATATAGAAGCTATGTATGTGACAGCCAATGGGCTGATTTACACAAATAGTATTTGGGATGAAAATGGAGGAGAAGCAGGAATATATGAAAATGGTAAACCCATTGCATTTTTAGAAGATTTACATGGTTGGTATCGTCTTGGTGGTCGAGCAGTAACTGCAAATAATAAATATATTTATGTAGCCATGAGTCAAGGATCACTCCAAGGTGAAAAAGGAGGTGACAAAGATAGTTATCCACCCCAAGATAAAACTTGGTATTGTGTTAGACGTTATAATTTACAAGGAAAACCTATTGCTTTTACCCAAGGTAAGGGTTGGGACAAAAGTATGTTGGTTATTAGTGACCAAGCGGAAGTAACCGGGTTGGCCACCCTTGGTGATAAATTGTTTGTCAGTCATGGGGGTAGTAATATGGTGAGAATTTTTCATAGGGAAACTATGGAAGAAATTGGCAGATTCCCTGTAGAAAATCCTGGAGGAATAGTTATTGATCAGCAGAATAATTTGTGGATTATCCAAAATAAAAAAGGGAACAAATCTGGAAAAGTATTGCACTACAGTCCCTCTGGGAAAAAATTGCCACAAGAAATTATGGATGTGCAAGATCCAACAGCGATCGCCATGGATCCGAAAAATAGATTATTGGTTGCAGAAAATAGTGAACGCCAGCAGATAGTAATTTATGAAATAAAGAATCAACCTTTACAGGTGGGAACTTTTGGAGATAAAAAAGGTATTTATGGTGGTGTACCGGGAGCAGTTAGAGATTTAAAACTCTATGGTATTACTGCCATTGGTACGGATCGAGTAGGCAATCTATATATTAATAGTAATGGATTTAATAGATCGGGAACAGATCTGAGGAAATTTTCTCCTTCAGGAAAATTACAATGGCAATTACTGGGTTTAATATTTGTGGATAATGGGGATACGGATCCGCAAAGTGACGGGACAGTCATCTTCACCAAACATGAAAAATACCTAGTAGATTATAGTAAACCCATTGGTAAACAATGGACTTATCAGGCCTATACTTTAAACCCTTTTAAATATCCTCAAGACCCTCGGTTACACACCGCCCCTGATGGTCCGATTTTTCGCCGTATTCAAGGCAAACCATTTTTATTTCTGACGGACATGTTTGGGCGTTTATTACAAATTTATCGCTTTCAACCACAAACTGATGGGGAAATTGCAGTTCCTGCAGGGATGTTTGTGGGAACTAATGATAAAGGTAAAGCCATTAATGGTAATTGGCCTCCCCTTCAACCAAGTAAGGGAGAATGGATTTGGCGTGATAAGAATGGTAATGGTGCATTCGAACAAAATGAGTATGAAAGCAGCGAAGATTATTTATATATAGGTGGTTGGTGGGTAGATACTAAAGGGGACGTATGGAAAACCCTACGGACTGAGGATGGTATTCGTCACTATCCTCTACAGGGATTGGATAGTCGGGGAAATCCAATTTATAGCTATGGTTCTATGAAAAGAGAAAGAACTCCTCGTATGTTTCGAGATTTGCGCAGGATTGAATATTTCCCAGACACAGATACTATGTATTTGTCTGGTTTTACAGTTGATCATCCTTCCGTTGGTGATGATACCGGGGTTGTGGGATCAGAAATTATCCGCTTTGATCGCTGGAGTCAAGGAAATCGCACTCCCAAATGGCGAGCAGTAATTCCCTATGACAATACAGGTCAACGAGAAGTATCTACTGCTGCTATGAGCGTAGCAGGAGATTATGTATTTGCTGTTACAGTTAAAACTGCGGAGGTCTATGTTTATAGAAACGATACGGGAAAATTTGTGCGCAAATTTGGTCCAGGTCCAGAAGTCGGTAAGGAAAGTGGTTGGGTGGATATTCCCCATGGTATTCGAGCTTTTCGTCGTCGCAATGGTGAATACTTATTGTTTGTAGAGGAGAATAGAAATGGCAAGGTGATTATTTATCGGTTCCGTTTTTAA
- a CDS encoding PIG-L deacetylase family protein, whose amino-acid sequence MQKTTLSKLQRLIPIHFLSTIQYIHACLLSHWILRWGSQPIALTTAPVMVFSPHQDDETFGCGGMIARKRQQAIRVGVVFLTDGRGSHGLEPNIQNQVMQIRQQESLQALEILGVPQTEIKFLNREDGSLLDLNISQKRQLISEIVTLLRDYQPGEVYVPHFKDCHRDHEATYSLVKEAIAESGISVELLQYPIWIFWRAPLFILLKLRDIAPAYRLSVAQVQSQKQQAIAAYSSQISTLPRGFIKRFLQAEEIFFKTEY is encoded by the coding sequence ATGCAAAAAACAACTTTGAGTAAATTACAAAGATTAATTCCCATTCATTTTTTAAGTACCATTCAGTATATCCATGCCTGTTTACTTTCGCACTGGATTTTACGATGGGGGAGTCAACCAATAGCATTGACCACAGCACCAGTTATGGTTTTCTCCCCCCATCAGGATGATGAGACTTTTGGCTGCGGGGGAATGATTGCTCGCAAACGACAACAGGCAATTAGGGTGGGAGTGGTGTTTCTTACCGATGGAAGAGGTTCCCATGGACTAGAACCTAATATCCAAAATCAGGTTATGCAAATTCGTCAGCAGGAGTCCCTACAAGCATTAGAAATTTTGGGAGTTCCCCAAACAGAAATTAAGTTTTTAAATAGGGAGGATGGCAGTTTATTAGATTTGAATATTTCTCAAAAAAGACAACTGATCTCAGAAATAGTTACTTTGTTAAGAGATTATCAACCAGGTGAGGTTTATGTGCCTCATTTTAAGGATTGTCACAGAGATCACGAGGCTACATATTCTCTGGTAAAAGAGGCGATCGCCGAAAGTGGAATAAGCGTAGAACTTTTGCAGTACCCTATTTGGATTTTTTGGAGAGCACCATTATTTATTCTGTTAAAATTACGGGATATTGCCCCAGCTTATAGATTATCAGTTGCACAAGTTCAATCTCAAAAACAACAGGCGATCGCCGCCTATTCTTCTCAAATATCCACTCTTCCTCGGGGCTTTATTAAGAGATTTTTACAAGCGGAAGAAATCTTCTTTAAAACGGAATATTAA
- a CDS encoding glycosyltransferase family 4 protein, producing the protein MRILHLTNHIQNVGNGIVNVAVDLACLQATDGLEVAIASLGGEYEILLEKYGISHFELDQSRRVTKLIKAVYSYRDIIKKFQPDIVHCHMMTGVLLAGIFRNNHEYGLVATVHNEFQRSAILMGLADRVIAVSHAVANSMIRRGIPSRKLRVVANGTLGSPRHKKIQEYQPMKLHHPAITTVAGMYTRKGISELIQAFQIIAQDFTQAHLYIVGEGPDRTMFEAMVQKCGELKHRIHFEGFQPEPQRYMLSTDIFVLASHCESFGLVLTEAREAGCAIVATDVDGIPETLDYGQAGILVPPQDSQSLAYALIQLLRDRHKLQAWKLRGQQNLQRFSTTRVSEETLSIYRELSNKYNVFSPIDTRQLVTGK; encoded by the coding sequence ATGCGAATTTTACACTTAACTAACCATATTCAAAATGTTGGTAACGGTATTGTCAATGTGGCAGTAGATTTGGCTTGTTTACAAGCCACAGACGGTTTAGAAGTGGCAATTGCTTCCCTGGGAGGAGAATACGAAATACTCTTAGAAAAGTATGGTATTTCTCACTTTGAATTAGACCAGTCCCGGAGAGTAACCAAGTTAATTAAGGCAGTTTATTCCTACCGGGACATAATTAAAAAATTTCAACCTGATATAGTTCATTGCCACATGATGACAGGAGTTTTACTAGCAGGAATTTTTAGAAATAATCATGAATATGGTTTAGTTGCTACAGTGCATAATGAATTCCAACGCAGTGCAATATTAATGGGATTAGCAGATCGGGTAATTGCAGTCAGTCATGCGGTGGCTAATTCGATGATCCGTCGTGGAATCCCATCCCGAAAATTGCGGGTAGTTGCTAATGGCACTTTGGGGAGTCCCAGACATAAAAAAATTCAAGAATATCAACCTATGAAATTACATCATCCAGCTATTACTACAGTAGCAGGAATGTACACGCGCAAAGGCATTAGTGAATTAATTCAAGCCTTTCAAATCATTGCCCAGGATTTTACTCAAGCTCATCTCTATATTGTGGGTGAAGGTCCCGATCGGACTATGTTTGAAGCCATGGTACAAAAGTGTGGGGAACTTAAACATCGTATTCATTTTGAAGGATTTCAACCGGAACCACAAAGATATATGTTATCAACAGATATCTTTGTTTTGGCTTCCCATTGTGAGTCATTTGGCTTGGTTCTCACGGAAGCTAGAGAAGCTGGTTGTGCTATTGTTGCTACTGATGTAGATGGCATTCCAGAAACTTTAGATTATGGTCAAGCAGGTATTTTAGTTCCTCCTCAAGATAGTCAAAGTTTGGCTTATGCTTTAATCCAACTTTTGAGGGATCGCCATAAGCTACAAGCTTGGAAATTACGTGGTCAACAAAATCTTCAAAGATTTAGCACCACACGTGTGAGTGAGGAAACTTTGAGCATATACCGGGAATTAAGCAACAAATATAATGTCTTCTCCCCTATTGACACCAGGCAATTGGTAACGGGTAAGTAG
- a CDS encoding aspartoacylase, whose product MLAYQPINREISRVIIAGGIHGNELIGVYLVKTFEKYGNLIERETFETICLLGNTPAINAGRRYVDKDLNRCFTKDILFNANTSIYEESRAKEIWQLLQPHHPQKLDAIIDIHTTTANMGLCMIINSMHPILLTLIAHLTSISPLIKVCFHPETPSGGFLRSLSELGFTLEVGPVPQGVLNAQLFQQTAKIVYAILDFFENYNQGKISINQKSNGKKLKVYEFMSTVDYPRNELGDLQGMIHPQLEYKDYQPLNFGDAIFLTFDNQEIFYQGESTVYPVFINEAAYYEKGIAMHLTHKKLVDI is encoded by the coding sequence ATGTTAGCATACCAGCCAATTAATCGTGAAATCAGTCGAGTAATAATTGCAGGAGGAATTCACGGTAATGAACTGATTGGAGTTTATTTGGTCAAAACCTTTGAAAAGTATGGAAATTTAATTGAGAGAGAAACTTTTGAAACCATCTGTTTACTTGGTAACACCCCAGCTATTAATGCTGGGAGAAGATATGTTGATAAAGATTTGAATCGTTGTTTTACCAAAGACATATTATTCAATGCCAATACTTCTATATATGAGGAATCAAGAGCTAAGGAAATTTGGCAACTTCTGCAACCACACCATCCCCAAAAATTAGATGCTATAATTGACATACATACAACCACTGCCAATATGGGATTATGTATGATCATTAATAGTATGCACCCCATATTGCTCACTTTAATAGCTCACTTAACCAGTATAAGTCCCTTAATTAAAGTATGTTTTCACCCAGAAACACCCAGTGGTGGTTTTTTGCGTTCTTTAAGTGAACTAGGTTTCACTTTAGAAGTAGGTCCTGTCCCTCAAGGAGTTTTAAATGCCCAACTATTTCAACAAACAGCAAAAATCGTTTATGCAATATTAGATTTTTTTGAAAACTATAATCAAGGTAAAATTTCCATTAATCAGAAGTCCAATGGGAAGAAACTAAAAGTTTATGAATTTATGAGTACAGTTGACTACCCCAGAAATGAATTGGGGGATCTCCAAGGGATGATTCATCCCCAACTTGAATATAAAGATTATCAACCACTAAATTTCGGTGATGCAATTTTTCTAACCTTTGATAATCAAGAGATTTTTTACCAAGGAGAGTCTACAGTTTATCCAGTTTTTATTAATGAAGCTGCCTATTATGAAAAAGGAATTGCCATGCATTTGACTCATAAAAAACTAGTTGATATATAG
- a CDS encoding O-antigen ligase family protein, which translates to MTSKQLLFNSFLQSSYSPEDRSAQSWVIIFSFILFISTCYFVGAANLLRIIFPVSALLVGIFLYLRHSILYLGFTWWIWFITPLLARLIDYRVGWDPTRQILVAPYLVVLITTASIIKNLPRALKEGGLPFILALIAVIYGLLVGLLYNQPISVIRGFLDWFTPIIFGFHLFINWRDYPSYRQNIQRVFIWAVLLIGAYGIYQFIFAPEWDRFWLVESKMFTSAGSPKPFGMRVWSILHSPGTFGAVMQTGLLLLFTSYGPLIFPASVVGYLSFLLSQVRTSWGCWLLGILIMLGSVKAKVQMRLAVIILIMVLSIIPLVTIKPISEVVTTRLESFSKLEEDSSFQDRSKTYDRNLNLALSTPLGNGVGNIWKVNEKTGQIEVVVIDSGILDMFFTLGWFGAIPYTSGLVLILVAVINCTEAKRDVFISAARAIGISSCAQLIIYSGMLGVAGMIMWGFLAVSMAAHKYYKHHY; encoded by the coding sequence GTGACTTCCAAACAACTGCTTTTCAATAGCTTTTTACAATCCTCCTATTCCCCGGAAGATAGATCAGCCCAAAGTTGGGTAATCATTTTTTCCTTTATTCTATTTATAAGTACCTGTTATTTTGTCGGTGCTGCCAACTTACTAAGAATTATTTTTCCTGTTAGCGCCCTTCTAGTAGGAATATTTTTATATTTGCGTCATTCCATTCTCTATCTTGGTTTTACCTGGTGGATATGGTTTATTACCCCATTATTAGCAAGATTAATAGATTATCGAGTGGGTTGGGATCCCACCCGTCAAATTTTAGTAGCACCTTATTTAGTAGTACTGATAACTACTGCTTCGATAATTAAAAACTTACCTCGCGCTCTCAAAGAAGGGGGATTACCGTTTATCTTAGCCTTAATCGCTGTTATTTATGGATTGTTAGTTGGACTGCTTTACAATCAACCAATATCAGTTATCCGAGGCTTTTTAGACTGGTTTACTCCAATTATTTTTGGCTTTCATTTATTTATCAATTGGCGAGATTATCCCAGCTATCGCCAAAATATACAACGGGTGTTTATTTGGGCTGTTTTACTAATAGGAGCCTATGGGATATATCAATTTATATTTGCTCCTGAGTGGGACAGATTTTGGTTAGTAGAGTCAAAAATGTTTACCAGTGCTGGATCTCCCAAACCATTTGGCATGAGAGTTTGGAGTATCCTGCACTCACCAGGTACTTTCGGTGCGGTTATGCAAACAGGATTACTATTGCTATTTACCAGTTATGGACCTTTAATTTTTCCTGCTTCAGTGGTAGGGTATTTGTCATTTTTACTGTCACAAGTTCGCACTAGTTGGGGATGTTGGTTATTGGGAATTCTCATCATGCTAGGTTCTGTAAAAGCAAAAGTTCAAATGCGCCTAGCAGTAATCATTTTAATAATGGTTCTTAGTATTATACCCTTAGTCACCATAAAACCTATTTCTGAAGTTGTGACCACACGGCTTGAAAGTTTTTCCAAGTTAGAAGAGGATAGTAGTTTTCAGGACAGATCTAAAACTTATGATAGGAATCTAAACTTAGCACTTTCTACCCCTCTGGGTAATGGAGTAGGAAATATTTGGAAGGTAAATGAAAAGACAGGACAGATTGAAGTTGTTGTCATTGACAGTGGCATTTTAGATATGTTTTTTACCCTGGGTTGGTTTGGTGCCATACCCTATACTAGCGGATTAGTCCTGATCCTGGTTGCTGTGATTAACTGTACTGAAGCTAAACGGGATGTTTTTATCAGTGCAGCTCGTGCTATTGGCATAAGTTCATGTGCCCAGTTAATTATTTACAGCGGGATGTTAGGTGTTGCGGGTATGATTATGTGGGGGTTCTTAGCTGTATCTATGGCTGCCCATAAATATTATAAACACCATTATTAA
- a CDS encoding glycosyltransferase produces the protein MRNTVLIPTYRRPHDLWRCLVALQAQTRPANQIIIVVRDVDTQTWEFLNQLPSELSSDNLPLQIVTVTKPGVVQALNTGLKVVNGDVLSITDDDAAPHPDWLEKITAHFTKDADIGAVGGRDWVHRGDKVEGDSRAVVGRVQWFGRVIGNHHLGTGKAREVDVLKGVNMSFRTQSIGKLTFDERMRGTGAQVHFEMAFTLALKRVGWKIIYDPHIAVDHYPATRFDEDQRENFNEIALTNLVHNETLVLLEYLPPLRQIVFLLWAIFIGTRDALGIVQWLRFLPSQGRIVNKKLHASLLGRWQAWQTNKTNQLIISNS, from the coding sequence ATGCGCAATACGGTTCTTATCCCTACTTATCGTCGTCCCCACGATCTATGGCGTTGCCTTGTCGCACTGCAAGCCCAAACTAGACCAGCTAATCAAATAATTATAGTGGTTAGGGATGTGGATACACAGACCTGGGAATTTTTAAATCAATTACCAAGTGAACTATCTTCTGATAACCTACCATTGCAAATAGTTACAGTTACCAAACCAGGAGTAGTACAAGCTCTGAACACTGGATTAAAAGTTGTCAATGGTGATGTCCTATCCATCACCGATGATGATGCTGCACCCCATCCTGACTGGTTGGAAAAAATCACTGCCCATTTCACCAAAGATGCTGATATTGGTGCAGTAGGTGGAAGAGACTGGGTACATAGGGGAGATAAGGTGGAGGGAGATTCCCGTGCGGTTGTGGGACGTGTACAGTGGTTTGGAAGGGTTATTGGTAATCATCATCTAGGAACAGGAAAAGCTCGCGAAGTAGATGTTCTCAAAGGTGTAAACATGAGTTTTCGCACCCAGTCCATAGGGAAACTAACTTTTGATGAAAGGATGCGCGGTACAGGAGCTCAAGTACATTTTGAAATGGCATTTACCCTAGCTCTTAAACGTGTGGGATGGAAAATAATTTATGATCCCCATATAGCAGTAGATCACTACCCAGCCACACGTTTTGATGAAGATCAGAGGGAAAATTTCAATGAAATTGCCCTAACCAACCTAGTTCATAATGAAACCCTAGTTTTACTAGAATACTTGCCACCTTTAAGACAAATCGTTTTTTTATTATGGGCAATATTCATAGGAACAAGAGATGCTTTAGGCATAGTACAATGGTTAAGATTTTTACCTAGTCAAGGGAGAATTGTTAACAAAAAATTGCACGCTTCTTTGCTTGGGCGTTGGCAAGCATGGCAAACCAATAAAACCAATCAATTGATAATTTCCAACTCCTAA